A genomic segment from Deltaproteobacteria bacterium encodes:
- a CDS encoding desulfoferrodoxin, protein MTKRLQVYKCEVCGNMVEMVHDGVGQLVCCGQPMKLMEENTVDAAKEKHVPVVEKTAAGLLVKVGSVAHPMEEKHYIEWIEVIADGKAYRQFLKPGDKPEALFCIEAATITAREYCNLHGLWKG, encoded by the coding sequence ATGACAAAACGGCTTCAGGTCTACAAGTGCGAGGTCTGTGGAAACATGGTGGAGATGGTCCATGATGGGGTCGGCCAGCTGGTCTGTTGCGGCCAGCCCATGAAGCTCATGGAGGAAAACACCGTGGACGCGGCCAAGGAGAAGCACGTCCCGGTGGTCGAGAAGACGGCGGCAGGTCTCCTCGTCAAGGTGGGAAGTGTTGCTCACCCCATGGAGGAGAAGCATTACATCGAGTGGATCGAGGTCATTGCGGACGGCAAGGCCTACAGGCAGTTTCTGAAGCCCGGAGACAAGCCAGAGGCCCTATTCTGCATCGAGGCCGCAACAATCACCGCCCGTGAATACTGCAACCTCCACGGGCTCTGGAAAGGATAA
- a CDS encoding ferritin, with translation MLSKSIEEALNRQLNWELYSSYVYYSMAAYFDSIDLAGASQWMKSQTQEELLHATKFYDYIVERGGRVVMDAIPAPKTEWASPLEAFEDALHHEEDVTRRINDIMNLAVSERDHATQIFLQWFISEQVEEEASVNAVVQKLKLAGGSPGGLFMIDRELAARPLVFQRPAASQAD, from the coding sequence ATGCTTTCGAAATCGATAGAAGAGGCACTGAACAGGCAGCTCAACTGGGAACTCTACTCCTCTTACGTCTATTATTCCATGGCGGCCTATTTCGATTCCATCGATCTGGCCGGCGCATCCCAATGGATGAAGAGCCAGACACAGGAAGAGCTCCTCCATGCCACCAAGTTCTACGATTACATCGTCGAGCGTGGAGGACGGGTGGTCATGGACGCGATCCCCGCTCCAAAAACCGAGTGGGCATCCCCGCTTGAGGCCTTTGAGGACGCCCTCCATCACGAGGAGGACGTGACCCGGAGGATCAACGACATCATGAACCTTGCCGTTTCTGAAAGGGATCACGCCACCCAGATCTTCCTCCAGTGGTTCATCTCCGAACAGGTGGAGGAGGAGGCCTCGGTGAACGCCGTTGTCCAGAAGCTCAAACTGGCCGGCGGCTCCCCCGGCGGTCTTTTCATGATCGACAGGGAGCTCGCGGCAAGGCCCTTGGTATTCCAGCGGCCGGCAGCGAGCCAGGCGGACTGA
- a CDS encoding rubredoxin, which yields MQKYKCTICGYVYDPAQGDPANGVKPGTSFEDLPSGWSCPVCGATKDQFEPV from the coding sequence ATGCAAAAGTATAAGTGCACCATCTGCGGGTATGTTTACGATCCGGCCCAGGGGGACCCTGCAAACGGCGTGAAGCCCGGGACCTCCTTTGAAGACCTTCCTTCGGGCTGGTCGTGTCCTGTCTGCGGCGCCACCAAAGACCAGTTCGAGCCCGTCTGA
- a CDS encoding cytoplasmic protein, translating into MKQVVIFAFRGDPLCFVHVLLNALDLAEKGLGGRIVIEGEATRLVPEMSQPGHFLHALYGSVKEKGLIDAVCKACSTKMGVLDAVEREGLPIEAGMSGHPAMSRYEQEGCEIVVM; encoded by the coding sequence ATGAAACAGGTTGTCATTTTCGCATTCAGGGGGGATCCCCTCTGCTTTGTCCACGTGCTCTTGAACGCCCTCGATCTGGCGGAAAAGGGCCTCGGCGGCAGGATCGTCATCGAGGGGGAGGCGACGCGTCTCGTCCCCGAGATGTCCCAGCCCGGACATTTCCTCCACGCCCTTTACGGGTCGGTCAAGGAAAAGGGCCTGATCGATGCGGTCTGCAAGGCGTGCTCCACGAAGATGGGTGTCCTTGATGCCGTCGAGCGGGAGGGGCTTCCCATCGAGGCCGGAATGTCTGGCCATCCGGCCATGTCACGATACGAGCAGGAAGGCTGTGAAATAGTAGTCATGTAA
- a CDS encoding FprA family A-type flavoprotein, translated as MKTVEVKKDIYWVGAVDWTIRDFHGYSTYKGTTYNSFLMLDEKVVLFDTVKHDKVDQLLARIREIIDPSRIDFIVVNHVEMDHSGGLCKVIDVVKPEKIICSTMGKKALLEHFHREDWPYEVAASGQTMSMGRRSVQFIETRMLHWPDSMFSYIPEEKLLISSDAFGEHWATSERFDDEVDFSELMAHNAKYYANILLLYSPLVQKLLQKVKEMGLEIDTIAPDHGLIKRAHVGDILAAYDAWSRHEARKKAIVVYDTMWHSTELMAKAVADGLNREGVSVNMLDLQVNHRSDIMTEVLDAKAILLGSPTLNNGMLPRMAGFLAYMKGLKPANKIGAAFGSYGWSGEAVKLMNEVMADLKFTLPEPGIRVKYVPTESDLRECTEMGRRIGRAVNEALGS; from the coding sequence ATGAAGACAGTCGAGGTAAAAAAGGACATCTACTGGGTGGGCGCCGTGGATTGGACCATCAGGGATTTTCACGGATACTCCACGTACAAGGGGACGACATACAATTCGTTTCTCATGCTGGACGAAAAGGTCGTTCTTTTCGACACGGTCAAACACGACAAAGTGGATCAGCTCCTTGCAAGAATCCGGGAGATCATCGATCCGTCCAGGATCGACTTCATCGTAGTTAATCACGTGGAGATGGATCACTCGGGCGGGCTCTGCAAGGTGATTGACGTGGTGAAACCCGAAAAGATCATCTGCTCTACCATGGGCAAGAAGGCCCTACTCGAGCACTTCCACCGGGAGGACTGGCCTTATGAGGTGGCTGCGTCCGGCCAGACCATGAGTATGGGAAGGCGTTCTGTCCAGTTTATCGAGACGCGCATGCTCCACTGGCCGGACAGCATGTTCTCCTATATCCCCGAGGAAAAGCTACTCATTTCAAGCGATGCCTTCGGCGAACACTGGGCGACGAGCGAACGATTCGACGACGAGGTGGACTTCTCCGAGCTCATGGCGCATAACGCCAAATATTATGCCAACATCCTCCTTCTCTATTCACCGCTTGTTCAAAAACTCCTTCAGAAGGTCAAGGAGATGGGCCTCGAGATCGACACCATCGCCCCGGACCACGGGCTCATCAAGCGCGCCCATGTGGGCGACATCCTTGCCGCATATGACGCCTGGTCCCGCCATGAGGCCAGGAAAAAGGCCATCGTGGTTTACGACACCATGTGGCACAGCACGGAGCTCATGGCCAAGGCGGTCGCGGACGGCCTCAATCGTGAGGGAGTGAGCGTCAACATGCTCGACCTCCAGGTGAATCACCGCAGTGACATCATGACCGAGGTCCTGGATGCCAAGGCCATCCTCCTCGGTTCTCCGACCCTCAACAACGGAATGCTCCCACGCATGGCCGGATTCCTCGCCTACATGAAGGGACTCAAGCCCGCGAACAAGATCGGCGCGGCCTTCGGTTCGTATGGGTGGAGCGGGGAGGCGGTAAAGCTCATGAACGAGGTGATGGCGGATCTCAAGTTCACCTTGCCAGAACCCGGAATCCGGGTGAAATACGTCCCCACCGAGTCCGATCTCAGGGAATGCACCGAGATGGGAAGAAGAATCGGCCGGGCCGTGAACGAAGCGCTCGGAAGCTGA